The following proteins are encoded in a genomic region of Maniola jurtina chromosome 17, ilManJurt1.1, whole genome shotgun sequence:
- the LOC123873704 gene encoding tyrosine-protein phosphatase non-receptor type 13-like — protein sequence MPRNCDEDSGRSSCSAASINFSPIMEMHKFEPANLKSKEQFIQNVDLKVSTQPRNFASIIKSPDEKDPFPSCRLPRKHRNPVFSLFDNSRLGGLSNAHSTLDIACSTQIEKSMQGHAISTSAINSDVKVNKQSTNAHFRRGKPVQRAASRLYKAENCKGKEGCIGPEFIVRASQPVKHIDLTVSAICDKRVITVVLLNGQRVEVMCDPNTVTAGQIFEALVSSEKYEHNFMLGIAILIGGDFVFLPDDYKIKKVAPEKWHKNKNKANDEDISVTLFLRIKFFLPMNVANNIQGGEWTHRVYLQLRRATVEGQMISTIQNLILLAGYALHIEFGEFSYREHGTADYFLLEHYLPEFLITNDMADVKFRMKRAHETRRGLDRSKAIINYITLAQTFRDYGAHFYSAVWATRDGFCRDVWLSIGPRGVTLYSRTHNVSEETNSANRIVLQSLPWHHIHTFYYNKKSLYIMPNSYSGLSKIGIKYKLKMPENKSYFAFWLASLHHRLYVKLYAKEDFINYLSSELNCPMAENNSPNKVECSNYQDSYNLAVRNPARIRRPIRRRFRVDLFSDKKSQNKENERPNTEELLRQILSPLPSEESMLNSPNKIGQRSSSNEGLSSSESSLPRRHGVKMGTRMFNEKYARSPNKLLSVKSDGDLAMTQSDSDDLSSEQRQCNVNSMQLLPERSYSQNMAAPTAYVLESPKVYSDVFNYDTGNESCVNTSIFDRLDNMECVQGERVFVTAVLERDKTNALGLQVAEGSDGNVYIKSITPSSAADLCGKLLPGDQIISVNGQTLLNLKYDKALNMLQSAPQKVELIVLQNTTKNAFSDHEKASISQELHGSQVLQNSLRQSIASALDVEIMDDELLNEEALKTIYALIKLTKDKVISRMKDKSSRQTTPNRSNLQKCYSENKVYEESDIGNYSSQENTPQKRNSQKFNTWREQLVNRPKRRPLSLSIPTDVNVPDDYLNDNSFMKKTSLKSIQSSLNSLDSKSNSSKNVALPRNFGLSRRWLGPVKYPVTPCKNTNNTESAIVDSNVIRRHFVYGTGDSDEEQIFL from the coding sequence atGCCACGCAACTGTGATGAAGACTCTGGACGCAGTTCCTGTTCGGCCGCATCCATCAATTTCAGTCCCATCATGGAAATGCACAAATTTGAACCAGCCAACTTAAAATCAAAAGAGCAATTCATTCAAAACGTAGATCTCAAAGTTAGCACCCAGCCTAGAAACTTtgctagtataataaaatctccAGACGAAAAAGATCCCTTCCCTAGTTGCAGGCTTCCTAGAAAACATAGAAATCCTGTATTTAGTCTATTTGACAATTCCCGATTAGGTGGCTTAAGTAACGCTCATTCAACCCTTGACATAGCTTGCAGTACTCAAATCGAAAAATCTATGCAAGGACATGCTATATCTACATCAGCAATAAATTCAGATGTCAAAGTTAATAAACAATCTACAAATGCACACTTTAGAAGAGGTAAACCAGTCCAAAGGGCAGCTTCTAGACTTTACAAAGCAGAAAATTGTAAAGGCAAAGAAGGCTGCATAGGACCCGAGTTCATCGTCAGAGCCTCACAACCTGTGAAACATATAGATTTAACAGTTTCAGCTATTTGTGATAAGAGAGTTATAACTGTTGTACTTCTGAATGGTCAGAGAGTAGAAGTTATGTGCGACCCTAATACAGTAACAGCTGGGCAGATTTTCGAAGCTTTAGTGTCCAGTGAAAAGTATGAACACAACTTTATGCTCGGCATAGCCATATTAATAGGTGGTGACTTTGTTTTTTTACCAGATGATTACAAAATCAAAAAGGTTGCACCTGAAAAGtggcacaaaaataaaaacaaagctaATGATGAGGATATTTCTGTTACTCTTTTTTTGAGAATCAAGTTTTTCCTACCAATGAATGTGGCTAACAATATTCAAGGAGGTGAATGGACGCATAGAGTGTATTTGCAGCTTAGAAGGGCGACAGTTGAAGGACAGATGATCTCAACAATACAGAATCTCATTTTGTTAGCCGGGTATGCATTGCATATCGAATTTGGCGAGTTTTCGTATAGAGAACATGGCACAGcagattattttttactagaacACTATTTACCAGAATTTCTAATAACAAATGATATGGCAGATGTTAAATTTCGTATGAAACGTGCCCACGAAACTCGACGTGGGTTAGATAGGAGCAAagcaattataaattatattactttAGCGCAAACTTTTAGAGATTATGGAGCACATTTTTACTCAGCAGTTTGGGCAACAAGGGATGGATTTTGCAGAGATGTGTGGCTTTCGATAGGTCCAAGAGGCGTAACCCTTTATTCAAGGACACATAACGTTTCAGAAGAAACCAATAGTGCAAATCGCATAGTACTTCAAAGCTTGCCTTGGCATCATATACACACATTCTATTACAACAAGAAAAGCCTTTACATAATGCCTAATTCATACTCTGGCTTATCAAAGATTGGGATCaaatataaacttaaaatgCCAGAGAATAAAAGCTACTTTGCATTCTGGTTGGCGTCACTACACCATAGATTGTACGTAAAACTGTATGCTAAAGaggattttataaattatttatcaagtGAGTTAAACTGCCCAATGGCTGAGAATAACAGTCCTAATAAAGTGGAATGTAGCAACTATCAAGATAGCTACAACTTGGCTGTTAGAAATCCAGCTAGAATTCGAAGACCAATCAGGAGACGGTTTAGAGTAGATTTATTTAGTGATAAGAAATCTCAGAATAAAGAAAACGAAAGGCCTAATACTGAGGAATTATTAAGGCAGATTTTGTCACCCCTACCAAGTGAAGAGAGTATGTTAAACTCTCCAAACAAAATTGGTCAAAGAAGCTCTTCCAATGAAGGCTTATCTTCCTCCGAAAGTAGTTTGCCGAGAAGGCATGGTGTCAAAATGGGAACTAGAATGTTCAATGAAAAATATGCTAGATCACCTAACAAACTTCTATCAGTGAAGTCTGATGGTGATCTGGCTATGACGCAAAGTGACTCGGATGATCTGAGTTCAGAGCAAAGACAGTGCAATGTAAATAGTATGCAACTGTTACCAGAGCGCTCTTACAGCCAAAATATGGCGGCGCCAACAGCATATGTTTTAGAATCTCCAAAAGTATACTCAGATGTCTTCAATTATGACACAGGAAATGAATCTTGTGTAAATACGTCCATATTTGATAGATTAGACAACATGGAATGTGTGCAAGGTGAAAGGGTATTCGTCACAGCTGTACTAGAAAGGGACAAGACAAATGCTCTAGGACTACAAGTAGCAGAAGGATCGGATGGTAATGTGTACATAAAGTCGATAACGCCTAGCAGTGCGGCAGATTTGTGTGGAAAACTGTTGCCTGGCGATCAAATCATATCAGTGAATGGGCagactttattaaatttaaaatacgaCAAAGCTTTAAACATGCTGCAGTCAGCACCACAGAAAGTGGAACTTATTGTATTACAGAATACTACAAAAAATGCCTTTTCAGACCACGAAAAGGCATCGATTTCGCAAGAACTTCATGGTAGTCAAGTTTTACAGAATAGCTTAAGACAAAGTATAGCCAGTGCTCTAGATGTCGAGATAATGGACGATGAACTTCTGAATGAAGAAGCATTGAAAACTATTTATGCCCTTATAAAGTTAACTAAGGACAAAGTTATAAGTCGAATGAAAGACAAATCAAGTCGACAAACTACTCCAAACAGATCAAACTTACAGAAATGCTATtcagaaaataaagtttacgaAGAGTCTGATATAGGTAATTATTCGTCACAGGAAAATACGCCGCAAAAAAGAAATTCCCAGAAATTCAATACATGGCGTGAACAACTAGTAAATAGACCGAAACGCCGACCTTTAAGTTTGAGTATACCAACAGACGTCAATGTTCCCGATGATTATTTGAATGATAATAGTTTTATGAAAAAAACTTCACTTAAATCCATTCAGTCTTCATTGAATAGTTTGGATAGTAAAAGTAATTCGTCCAAAAATGTCGCGCTACCAAGAAATTTCGGACTTAGTAGAAGATGGTTAGGACCTGTAAAATACCCTGTTACCCCTTGCAAAAACACTAACAATACCGAAAGTGCAATCGTTGATAGCAATGTTATAAGAAGACATTTTGTGTATGGTACGGGTGATTCAGATGAAGagcaaatttttttataa
- the LOC123873741 gene encoding vesicle transport through interaction with t-SNAREs homolog 1A has product MSTLIQSYEQQYSVLTADITSKIGRLKSSNEDDREQLSRQIQANFEEANDLLEQLELEYRGSGSGSRVAAYRAELQRVREEYRSVASNNATYNIDPDEYEDWSMVNEQRQRLLDNTETLERTGKTLTEGYRVVLETEQIGAAVLNDLSSQRETIQRSRGRLRETDEQLNRSSRLMNNMVMRALQERFILGAVALALAVLTAVAVYFYVT; this is encoded by the exons ATGTCTACATTAATCCAATCGTATGAACAGCAGTATTCAGTGCTCACAGCTGATATTACTTCCAAAATAGGACGTTTAAAATCTTCTAATGAAG ATGATCGAGAACAGTTGTCAAGACAAATCCAGGCCAACTTTGAAGAAGCGAATGATTTG CTGGAACAGCTGGAGTTGGAGTACCGCGGCTCAGGGTCTGGGTCCCGGGTCGCGGCGTACCGCGCGGAGCTGCAGAGGGTGCGGGAGGAGTACCGCTCTGTTGCCAGCAACAATGCTACAT ACAACATAGACCCAGATGAGTATGAAGACTGGTCAATGGTGAACGAACAGAGACAGAGGCTTCTAGATAACACTGAGACGCTGGAGCGGACGGGCAAGACTCTGACGGAGGGATACAGGGTCGTGTTGGAGACAGAGCAGATCGGAGCTGCTGTGCTAAATGACCTAAGCTCACAGAGGGAGACCATTCAGAGATCCAGGGGACGG TTACGTGAGACGGACGAGCAACTGAACAGATCGTCCCGTCTCATGAACAACATGGTGATGAGAGCTCTGCAAGAGAGGTTTATCCTGGGGGCCGTGGCGCTCGCGCTGGCGGTGCTCACTGCCGTAGCGGTGTACTTCTACGTCACCTAG
- the LOC123873723 gene encoding uncharacterized protein LOC123873723 has protein sequence MRAIKFGQFLHKNKIRSVLNDGVKNVGRNKVSVEFANGQAANEFLENPILTISKHIAYIPTFNITRMGLVRGVPVDWHLDEFIDSVELPVGCGEILKARRLNRKNIIDNVMTWVPTQSIVLTFRGQTLPPRIFSYHTSLPVETYRLPTIQCINCCRFGHIKTQCRSKPRCFKCSQPHSGETCEVLIENATCLLCGGKHMATNKSCPEHSRQQSIKLVMSDENLSYQDASSRFPPVRRSYADMAKEMFTAPAYSPIFNPVRPRPTQAPSKSYKQTVTRSPRPRPQPAKGYDRQAHQDIIHNFPSSTPNGCALNAERDHSYAQPPNDNNISLTKSLTNILDKINQNPPPSNVAEIIIKIASVLNNGLPGDTPME, from the coding sequence ATGAGAGCGATCAAATTCGGCCAGTTCCttcacaaaaacaaaataaggtcAGTTCTTAACGACGGCGTGAAGAATGTTGGTAGAAACAAAGTTTCAGTTGAATTTGCAAATGGTCAAGCGGCTAATGAATTCTTAGAAAACCCTATACTTACCATATCCAAGCACATTGCATATATACCCACATTTAACATCACTCGCATGGGATTAGTCCGAGGTGTACCTGTAGACTGGCATCTGGACGAGTTTATTGACTCTGTGGAGCTCCCTGTAGGCTGCGGGGAGATCCTTAAAGCCCGACGCTTAAATCGCAAGAACATAATAGACAATGTTATGACCTGGGTTCCAACCCAATCCATTGTTTTAACATTTAGAGGACAAACTCTCCCTCCTAGAATTTTCTCCTATCATACATCTCTTCCCGTGGAAACCTACCGTCTCCCCACCATCCAATGTATAAATTGCTGCCGGTTTGGTCACATAAAAACTCAATGCAGATCAAAACCTCGTTGCTTTAAATGCTCCCAGCCTCATTCAGGTGAAACTTGTGAAGTACTTATTGAGAATGCAACTTGCTTACTCTGCGGTGGTAAACACATGGCTACAAATAAGAGCTGCCCTGAACACTCTCGGCAGCAATCTATAAAACTTGTCATGTCCGATGAAAATTTGTCCTATCAAGATGCCTCCTCCCGCTTCCCTCCCGTTCGCCGCTCATATGCCGATATGGCTAAAGAAATGTTTACCGCTCCTGCATACTCTCCCATTTTTAATCCTGTCAGACCTCGTCCTACACAAGCCCCGTCCAAATCTTACAAACAAACTGTCACCCGCTCCCCTCGCCCCAGACCCCAACCTGCAAAGGGGTACGATAGGCAAGCCCATCAGGACATCATCCACAACTTTCCTTCTTCCACACCTAATGGTTGCGCTCTGAATGCAGAACGTGATCACTCTTATGCTCAACCacccaatgataataatatatctctcaccaaaTCCCTCACCAATATTCTTGATAAGATAAACCAAAACCCTCCACCGTCCAACGTTGCTGAAATTATCATCAAAATCGCTTCTGTATTAAATAATGGCCTCCCTGGAGATACTCCAATGGAATAG